In Achromobacter spanius, the following proteins share a genomic window:
- a CDS encoding ABC transporter substrate-binding protein has protein sequence MKLRMHAMAAAIALIGTSGAWAGEPEAKKWVDSEFQPSTLSKDQQMAEMKWFMDAAAKLKAKGVNEINVVSETITTHEYESKTLAKAFSEITGIKVNHDLIQEGDVVEKLQTSMQSGKSIYDGWISDSDLIGTHYRYGAILPLSDYMAGAGKEWTNPNLDIKDFIGTKFTTAPDGKLYQLPDQQFANVYWFRADWFARQDLKDKFKAKYGYDLGVPTNWSAYEDIADFFSNDVKEIDGKKVYGHMDYGKKDPSLGWRFTDAWLSMAGAADKGLPNGMPVDEWGIRVADDKCTPVGASVSRGGATNSPAAVYALTKYIDWMKKYSPQQAMGMTFSESGPVPAQGQIAQQIFWYTAFTADMTKKGLPVVNDDGTPKWRMAPSPYGPYWKDGMQNGYQDVGSWTFFKSTNPDKMAAAWLYAQFVTSKSVSLKKSITGLTFIRDSDINSEFFTKNAANYGGLIEFYRSPARVAWTPTGNNVPDYPKLAQLWWKNVATAVTGEKTPQAAMDSLANEMDQVMARLERAGMAQCAPKLNPKSNPSKWLSDQHAPWKKLANEKPKGETIPYEQLLAAWKEGKVR, from the coding sequence ATGAAATTGCGCATGCACGCCATGGCGGCCGCTATCGCCCTGATCGGCACATCAGGGGCTTGGGCCGGCGAGCCGGAGGCGAAGAAGTGGGTGGATTCCGAGTTCCAGCCTTCCACGCTGTCCAAGGACCAGCAGATGGCCGAGATGAAGTGGTTCATGGACGCCGCGGCCAAGTTGAAGGCCAAGGGCGTCAACGAAATCAACGTCGTGTCGGAAACCATCACCACGCACGAGTACGAATCCAAGACGCTGGCCAAGGCGTTCAGTGAAATCACCGGCATCAAGGTCAATCACGACCTGATCCAGGAAGGTGACGTGGTCGAGAAACTGCAAACGTCGATGCAGTCGGGCAAATCGATCTACGACGGCTGGATTTCGGACTCCGACCTCATCGGCACCCACTACCGCTACGGCGCCATTTTGCCGCTGTCGGACTACATGGCCGGCGCGGGCAAGGAATGGACCAACCCCAACCTGGACATCAAGGACTTCATCGGCACCAAGTTCACCACCGCACCCGACGGCAAGCTGTACCAGTTGCCCGACCAGCAGTTTGCCAACGTGTATTGGTTCCGCGCCGACTGGTTCGCCCGGCAAGACCTGAAAGACAAGTTCAAGGCCAAGTACGGCTATGACCTCGGCGTGCCCACCAATTGGTCCGCCTACGAAGACATTGCCGACTTCTTCTCCAACGACGTCAAGGAAATCGACGGCAAGAAGGTCTATGGCCACATGGACTACGGCAAGAAGGACCCGTCGCTGGGCTGGCGCTTCACCGATGCGTGGCTGTCCATGGCCGGCGCGGCCGACAAGGGCCTGCCTAACGGTATGCCGGTGGACGAATGGGGCATTCGCGTGGCGGATGACAAGTGCACGCCGGTGGGCGCGTCGGTGTCGCGCGGCGGCGCCACCAACAGCCCGGCCGCCGTTTATGCGCTGACGAAGTACATCGACTGGATGAAAAAGTACTCGCCGCAGCAGGCCATGGGCATGACGTTTTCGGAATCCGGCCCGGTGCCCGCCCAAGGCCAGATCGCCCAGCAGATCTTCTGGTACACGGCCTTCACCGCCGACATGACCAAGAAGGGCCTGCCGGTCGTCAACGACGATGGCACGCCAAAATGGCGCATGGCCCCGTCGCCCTACGGTCCGTACTGGAAGGACGGCATGCAGAACGGCTACCAGGACGTGGGCTCGTGGACGTTCTTCAAGTCCACCAACCCCGACAAGATGGCCGCGGCCTGGCTGTATGCGCAGTTCGTCACGTCGAAGTCGGTATCGCTGAAAAAATCCATCACCGGCCTGACCTTCATTCGCGACAGCGACATCAACAGCGAGTTCTTCACCAAGAACGCCGCCAACTACGGCGGGCTGATCGAGTTCTACCGCAGCCCCGCCCGCGTGGCCTGGACGCCCACGGGCAACAACGTGCCGGATTACCCGAAGCTGGCGCAGTTGTGGTGGAAGAACGTGGCCACGGCAGTCACTGGTGAAAAGACGCCGCAGGCCGCCATGGACAGCCTGGCCAATGAAATGGACCAGGTGATGGCGCGGCTGGAGCGCGCAGGCATGGCGCAATGCGCGCCCAAGCTGAACCCGAAGAGCAACCCCAGCAAGTGGCTGTCGGACCAGCACGCGCCGTGGAAGAAGCTGGCCAACGAAAAGCCCAAGGGCGAGACCATTCCCTACGAGCAACTGCTGGCCGCCTGGAAGGAAGGCAAGGTGCGGTAG
- a CDS encoding DUF2160 domain-containing protein, protein MFSWMVWTTPVAVFFTCIVLMLIGMTVWELKSPTVERKGFLPLRTTRGDRLFIGLMAAAWLNLAFLGFGEKVMEWLSLDEPPSVWISFVASMLLLAFIIRKG, encoded by the coding sequence ATGTTCAGTTGGATGGTATGGACCACGCCGGTTGCCGTGTTTTTCACCTGCATCGTGTTGATGCTGATTGGCATGACCGTGTGGGAATTGAAGTCGCCCACGGTCGAACGCAAGGGCTTTCTGCCGCTGCGCACCACGCGCGGTGACAGGTTGTTTATTGGATTGATGGCCGCGGCCTGGCTCAACCTGGCGTTTCTGGGGTTTGGCGAAAAGGTGATGGAGTGGCTGTCACTGGATGAGCCGCCATCGGTATGGATCAGCTTCGTGGCGTCCATGCTGTTGCTGGCTTTCATCATAAGAAAAGGCTGA
- a CDS encoding carbohydrate ABC transporter permease codes for MRDQSTWWRSAFLILYLVFAMLPLYWMLNMSFKTNTEIVSTLTLWPRDFTFEHYRTIFTDPAWYSGYINSLIYVVINTVISLAVALPAAYAFSRYRFIGDKHVFFWLLTNRMTPPAVFLLPFFQLYSSFGLMDTHLAVALAHLVFNVPLAVWILEGFMSGVPREIDETAYVDGYSFPRFFLTIFLPLIKSGVGVAAFFCFMFSWVELLLARTLTSVNAKPIVATMTRTVSASGMDWGVLAAAGVLTIVPGGIVIWFVRHYIAKGFAMGRV; via the coding sequence ATGCGTGACCAATCCACCTGGTGGCGTTCCGCCTTCCTGATCCTGTACCTGGTGTTCGCGATGCTGCCGCTGTACTGGATGTTGAACATGTCGTTCAAGACCAATACCGAAATCGTCAGCACGCTGACGCTGTGGCCGCGCGACTTCACCTTCGAGCATTACCGCACCATCTTCACCGACCCCGCCTGGTATTCGGGCTACATCAATTCCCTGATCTACGTCGTCATCAACACGGTGATCTCGCTGGCGGTGGCGCTGCCAGCGGCCTATGCGTTTTCGCGCTACCGCTTCATCGGCGACAAGCACGTGTTCTTCTGGCTGCTGACCAACCGCATGACGCCGCCCGCCGTGTTCCTGCTGCCGTTCTTCCAGCTCTACAGTTCGTTCGGGCTGATGGACACGCACCTGGCCGTGGCGCTGGCGCATCTGGTGTTCAACGTGCCGCTGGCCGTGTGGATCCTGGAAGGCTTCATGTCCGGCGTGCCGCGCGAAATCGACGAAACCGCCTACGTGGACGGCTATTCCTTTCCCCGGTTTTTCCTGACGATCTTCCTGCCGCTGATCAAGTCGGGCGTGGGCGTGGCGGCGTTCTTCTGCTTCATGTTCAGCTGGGTGGAACTGCTGCTGGCGCGCACGCTGACGTCGGTTAACGCCAAGCCCATCGTGGCCACCATGACCCGGACCGTGTCGGCGTCCGGCATGGACTGGGGCGTGCTGGCGGCGGCCGGTGTGTTGACCATCGTGCCCGGCGGCATCGTCATCTGGTTCGTGCGCCACTACATCGCGAAGGGTTTCGCGATGGGCCGCGTGTAG
- a CDS encoding carbohydrate ABC transporter permease — protein sequence MKPIDHRAWFLVLPVVLCVAFSAILPLMTIVNYSVQDIIAPDRRVFVGTEWFAAVLQDEELHGALFRQIGFSLAVLAIEIPLGILLALSMPASGWRASAVLVIIALSLLIPWNVVGTIWQVFGRTDIGLLGATLSWLGVDYNYTGNDVDAWVTVLVMDVWHWTPLVALLCYAGLRAIPDAYYQAARIDGASRLAVFRYIQLPKMRGVLMIAVLLRFMDSFMIYTEPFVLTGGGPGNATTFLSQYLTQKAVGQFDLGPAAAFSIIYFLIILLLCFILYNWMQRAGTTGGVDEEHPHA from the coding sequence ATGAAACCCATCGATCACCGGGCCTGGTTCCTGGTTTTACCCGTGGTGTTGTGCGTGGCGTTCTCGGCCATCTTGCCGCTGATGACCATCGTCAATTATTCCGTGCAAGACATCATTGCCCCCGACCGCCGCGTATTCGTGGGCACGGAGTGGTTTGCCGCCGTGCTGCAAGACGAAGAGCTGCACGGCGCCTTGTTCCGCCAGATCGGCTTTTCGCTGGCGGTGCTGGCCATTGAGATTCCGCTGGGCATCTTGCTTGCCCTGTCCATGCCCGCCAGCGGTTGGCGCGCGTCGGCCGTGCTGGTGATCATTGCGCTGTCCTTGCTGATTCCGTGGAACGTGGTGGGCACCATCTGGCAGGTGTTCGGCCGTACCGACATCGGCCTGTTGGGCGCGACCTTGTCGTGGCTGGGGGTGGACTACAACTACACCGGCAACGACGTGGACGCCTGGGTGACCGTGCTGGTCATGGACGTGTGGCACTGGACGCCGCTGGTGGCGCTGCTGTGCTATGCGGGCCTGCGCGCCATTCCCGACGCCTACTACCAGGCGGCGCGCATCGACGGCGCGTCGCGCCTGGCGGTGTTCCGCTATATCCAACTGCCCAAGATGCGCGGCGTGTTGATGATTGCCGTGCTGCTGCGCTTCATGGACAGCTTCATGATCTACACCGAGCCCTTCGTGCTGACGGGCGGCGGGCCGGGTAACGCCACGACGTTCCTCTCGCAGTACCTGACGCAAAAGGCCGTGGGCCAGTTCGACCTGGGTCCCGCCGCGGCGTTCTCCATCATTTACTTCCTGATCATCCTGCTGCTGTGCTTCATCCTCTACAACTGGATGCAGCGCGCGGGCACGACCGGCGGCGTCGACGAGGAGCATCCCCATGCGTGA
- a CDS encoding ABC transporter ATP-binding protein codes for MAQIELDLSHSYVADPKTDEDYALLPLQFTFRDGGAYALLGPSGCGKTTLLNCVSGLLRPSHGRILFDGQDVTGKSPQARNIAQVFQFPVVYDTMTVADNLAFPLRNRGVPPERIRERVGRIAEMLEMSHVLDRRASGLTADAKQKISLGRGLVRSDVSAILFDEPLTVIDPQLKWELRRKLKEIHHEFKLTLIYVTHDQTEALTFADQVMVMARGRAVQVGSADDLFERPAHTFVGHFIGSPGMNFLPAEWRDDALWVGQARVQGATSEVAAKLANAGPIKLGVRPEYLRVTDANAAGAVPMRVERIQDVGTYTLLVADFEGTPVRARLGSNIVPTAVGGTVWLSVLNPHTCFYRDEVLIP; via the coding sequence ATGGCGCAGATTGAGCTGGACCTCTCCCATTCCTACGTTGCCGACCCCAAGACCGACGAGGACTACGCACTGCTGCCGCTGCAATTCACGTTCCGCGACGGCGGCGCCTATGCCTTGCTGGGCCCTTCGGGCTGCGGCAAAACCACCTTGCTCAATTGCGTATCCGGCTTGTTGCGCCCCTCGCACGGGCGCATTTTGTTTGACGGCCAGGACGTCACTGGCAAATCCCCGCAAGCGCGCAACATCGCGCAGGTGTTCCAGTTTCCGGTGGTCTACGACACGATGACGGTGGCCGACAACCTGGCCTTTCCGCTGCGCAACCGGGGCGTGCCGCCCGAGCGCATCCGCGAACGGGTGGGCCGCATTGCCGAAATGCTGGAGATGTCGCACGTGCTGGATCGCCGTGCCAGCGGCCTTACGGCAGACGCCAAGCAGAAGATATCGCTGGGCCGTGGGCTGGTGCGCAGCGACGTGTCGGCCATTCTGTTCGACGAACCCTTGACCGTGATTGACCCGCAACTGAAGTGGGAGCTGCGGCGCAAGCTCAAGGAAATCCATCACGAATTCAAGCTGACGCTGATCTACGTGACGCACGACCAGACCGAAGCGCTGACGTTTGCCGACCAGGTCATGGTGATGGCGCGCGGTCGCGCCGTGCAGGTGGGCAGCGCGGACGATCTTTTCGAACGGCCGGCGCACACCTTCGTGGGCCATTTCATCGGGTCGCCCGGCATGAACTTCCTGCCGGCAGAATGGCGCGACGATGCGCTGTGGGTGGGGCAGGCGCGCGTGCAAGGCGCCACATCCGAGGTGGCCGCAAAGCTGGCCAACGCAGGCCCCATCAAGCTGGGTGTGCGCCCGGAATACCTGCGGGTGACGGACGCGAACGCGGCGGGCGCCGTGCCCATGCGTGTGGAGCGCATTCAGGACGTGGGCACCTACACCTTGCTGGTGGCCGACTTTGAAGGCACGCCGGTGCGCGCCCGCCTGGGCAGCAACATCGTGCCCACAGCTGTGGGCGGCACCGTCTGGTTGTCGGTGCTGAATCCGCACACCTGCTTTTACCGCGACGAGGTGCTGATCCCATGA
- a CDS encoding ABC transporter ATP-binding protein: protein MQLTLDRIGLRAGSQTHLTPMSLAPVPGAMTVLLGVTLAGKTSLMRIMAGLDRPTEGRVLVDGVDVTGVPVRQRNVAMVYQQFINYPSMSVYDNIASPLKLRGEKDIRDKVRAMAARLHIDHLLARYPSELSGGQQQRVALARALVKDAPLILLDEPLVNLDYKLREELRDELSELFAEGRSSVVYATTEPGEALLLGGHTAVLDAGELLQYGPTAEVFHRPNSIRVARAFSDPPMNLFAARRTDTGFVLQGQVAVDRSLPAQAGADITAGLRAGALDVEPRPGHIGLAGVVKLAEISGSDTFVHAETAAGNVVAQLPGVHRYTLDERVQLYFDPAQTYAFDVSGALLAAPRQPAGAGEAA, encoded by the coding sequence ATGCAGCTGACCTTGGACAGGATAGGTTTGCGAGCCGGTTCGCAAACGCACCTGACTCCCATGAGCCTGGCCCCCGTGCCGGGAGCCATGACGGTGCTGCTGGGGGTGACCCTGGCGGGAAAAACCTCGTTGATGCGCATCATGGCCGGGCTGGACCGACCCACCGAAGGCCGCGTGCTGGTTGACGGCGTGGACGTCACGGGCGTGCCCGTGCGCCAGCGCAACGTCGCCATGGTCTACCAGCAGTTCATCAATTACCCGTCCATGTCGGTCTACGACAACATCGCGTCGCCGCTGAAGCTGCGCGGCGAAAAGGACATCCGCGATAAAGTCCGCGCCATGGCGGCCCGGCTGCATATCGACCACCTGCTGGCCCGCTACCCGTCTGAATTGTCGGGCGGGCAACAGCAGCGGGTGGCGCTGGCCCGGGCCTTGGTCAAGGACGCGCCCTTGATCCTGCTGGACGAGCCCCTGGTCAACCTGGATTACAAGCTGCGCGAAGAACTGCGCGACGAGCTGTCGGAATTGTTCGCCGAAGGGCGTTCCTCCGTGGTCTACGCCACGACCGAACCCGGCGAAGCGCTGTTGCTGGGCGGCCACACCGCCGTGCTGGACGCGGGCGAGCTGCTGCAATACGGCCCCACCGCCGAGGTCTTTCACCGCCCCAATTCCATCCGCGTGGCGCGCGCGTTCAGCGATCCGCCCATGAACCTGTTCGCGGCCCGGCGCACGGACACGGGTTTCGTCCTGCAAGGCCAGGTGGCGGTTGACCGCAGCCTGCCCGCGCAGGCGGGCGCCGACATCACGGCGGGCCTGCGCGCGGGCGCGCTGGACGTGGAGCCGCGCCCGGGCCATATCGGCCTGGCCGGCGTGGTGAAGCTGGCTGAAATTTCGGGTTCGGACACCTTCGTGCATGCGGAAACCGCCGCGGGCAACGTCGTGGCGCAATTGCCCGGCGTGCACCGCTACACCTTGGACGAGCGCGTGCAACTGTATTTCGACCCGGCCCAGACATATGCCTTCGACGTCAGCGGCGCGCTGTTGGCCGCGCCGCGCCAGCCCGCCGGCGCAGGGGAGGCGGCCTGA
- a CDS encoding glycerol-3-phosphate dehydrogenase/oxidase gives MNQPLANVTPPDRNRLLSTLDNTPSWDVIVIGGGATGLGTAVDAAARGYRTLLIEGADFAKGTSSKATKLVHGGVRYLAQGNVSLVREALHERGLLNRNAPHLVWPLGFVVPAYNLFDQPFYGIGLKMYDMLAGKLNLAPSRWLSRRDTLANAPTLAENVNGRGLKGGVLYYDGQFDDARLAMSLMRTLFDLGGTAVNYVRATGLSTSNGKVDGVTAQDVIGGASFSLRARCVINATGVWVDAVRRMEDKNAATMVAPSQGVHLTLPQEFLPGKRAILIPKTDDGRVLFVVPWNGHTIVGTTDTPRGDLPLDPEAGAQDVDFILSTAARYLSRKPTRDDVTSVWSGLRPLVKATGEASTKQLSREHTILVSNAGLVTVTGGKWTTYRRMAQDVVDTAIQHQLLTQATCRTESLPLHGAAGLAPSEEHAGTPDSYYGSDLAVLKALPGADRMLVKASGLSEAHVRFAARYELARSAEDVLARRNRALFLDAEAAMLAAPEVARILAEELGHDAAWQQRTLQELATVAKTYRL, from the coding sequence ATGAACCAACCGCTAGCCAACGTCACCCCGCCCGATCGCAACCGCCTGCTGTCCACGCTGGACAACACGCCGTCCTGGGACGTCATCGTCATCGGTGGCGGCGCAACGGGCCTGGGCACCGCCGTGGACGCCGCCGCGCGCGGTTACCGCACCCTGCTGATCGAAGGCGCCGACTTCGCCAAGGGCACGTCCAGCAAGGCCACCAAGCTGGTGCATGGCGGCGTGCGCTATCTGGCCCAAGGCAATGTCAGCCTGGTGCGCGAAGCGCTGCACGAACGTGGCTTGCTCAACCGCAACGCGCCGCACCTGGTGTGGCCGCTGGGCTTTGTGGTGCCCGCCTACAACCTGTTCGACCAGCCCTTCTACGGCATCGGCCTGAAAATGTACGACATGCTGGCCGGCAAGCTGAACCTGGCGCCCAGCCGCTGGTTGTCGCGCCGCGACACGCTGGCCAACGCCCCCACGCTGGCGGAAAACGTCAATGGGCGCGGCTTGAAGGGCGGCGTGCTGTATTACGACGGCCAGTTCGACGACGCGCGCCTGGCGATGAGCCTGATGCGCACGCTGTTCGACCTGGGCGGCACGGCCGTGAACTATGTGCGCGCCACGGGTCTTAGCACCAGCAACGGCAAGGTCGACGGCGTGACCGCGCAAGACGTGATCGGCGGGGCCAGCTTCTCGTTGCGCGCGCGCTGCGTGATCAACGCCACCGGCGTCTGGGTGGACGCCGTGCGCCGCATGGAAGACAAGAACGCGGCCACGATGGTGGCGCCCAGCCAGGGCGTGCACCTGACCTTGCCGCAAGAGTTCCTGCCCGGCAAGCGCGCCATCCTCATCCCGAAGACCGACGACGGCCGCGTGCTGTTCGTCGTGCCATGGAACGGCCACACCATCGTGGGCACCACCGACACGCCGCGCGGGGATCTGCCGCTGGACCCGGAAGCCGGCGCGCAAGATGTGGACTTCATCCTGAGCACCGCCGCGCGCTACCTCAGCCGCAAGCCGACCCGCGACGACGTCACCAGCGTCTGGTCGGGCCTGCGTCCGCTGGTCAAGGCCACGGGCGAGGCTTCGACCAAGCAGTTGTCGCGCGAGCACACGATTTTGGTGTCCAACGCCGGGTTGGTGACGGTAACGGGCGGCAAGTGGACGACCTACCGCCGCATGGCGCAGGACGTGGTGGACACGGCGATTCAACATCAGCTGTTGACGCAGGCAACGTGCCGGACCGAATCGCTGCCGCTGCACGGCGCGGCGGGGCTGGCGCCGTCCGAAGAGCATGCAGGAACGCCGGACAGCTATTACGGCAGCGATCTTGCGGTGTTGAAAGCGCTGCCGGGCGCTGACCGCATGCTGGTCAAGGCCAGCGGCCTGTCGGAAGCGCACGTGCGTTTTGCGGCGCGCTATGAATTGGCACGCAGCGCCGAAGACGTGCTGGCCCGCCGCAACCGCGCGCTGTTCCTGGACGCGGAAGCCGCGATGCTGGCCGCCCCCGAAGTCGCCCGCATCCTGGCCGAAGAGCTGGGCCACGATGCAGCCTGGCAGCAACGCACGCTGCAAGAGCTGGCCACGGTAGCAAAAACGTATCGACTGTAG
- a CDS encoding HD-GYP domain-containing protein, producing the protein MPPDVPETPAGSCEAALFAAMQARDPATGRHCGRVVALSVALAQACGLSEDEQQAAAVAARLHDVGKIGTPDRVLFSPNRLEGEDWEIMKSHAAVGADIILHSAMPQRGLIAQAVRHHHEHFDGSGYPAGLHGHDIPMLSRIISLADSYDALGDARPYHPARGHTEIMRILHREAGAKCDPDLLRVFEAMIETSTLRVP; encoded by the coding sequence ATGCCCCCCGACGTACCCGAAACACCAGCAGGTTCCTGCGAAGCGGCGCTCTTCGCCGCCATGCAGGCGCGTGACCCGGCCACCGGCCGACATTGCGGCCGTGTGGTCGCCCTAAGCGTGGCGCTGGCCCAAGCCTGTGGCCTGTCCGAAGACGAACAACAGGCCGCCGCCGTGGCCGCGCGGTTGCATGATGTGGGCAAGATCGGCACGCCGGATCGCGTGCTGTTTTCTCCGAATCGCCTGGAAGGCGAAGACTGGGAAATCATGAAGTCCCACGCGGCGGTCGGCGCCGACATCATCTTGCATAGCGCGATGCCGCAACGCGGCCTGATCGCGCAAGCGGTCCGCCACCATCACGAGCATTTCGACGGCTCCGGTTATCCGGCCGGCCTGCACGGCCACGACATTCCGATGCTATCGCGCATTATTTCGCTGGCGGATTCTTACGATGCGCTAGGCGACGCACGCCCATATCACCCCGCGCGTGGGCATACCGAAATCATGCGGATTCTGCATCGTGAAGCCGGTGCCAAGTGCGACCCGGATCTGTTGCGCGTTTTCGAAGCGATGATAGAAACGAGCACGCTGCGCGTGCCGTGA
- a CDS encoding type 1 glutamine amidotransferase domain-containing protein, producing the protein MKILIVLTSHDTLGDTGRKTGFWLEEFAAPYYAFVDAGAAVTLASPKGGQPPLDPKSDDPDAQTDATRRFRQDAEAQRVLANTQRLADMQAADFDAVFYPGGHGPLWDLAEDAKSVGLIETMLAAGKPVSAVCHAPGVLRHAKTADGKPLVQGRQVTGFSNSEEAAVQLTDVVPFLVEDELTHLGGLYSRGPDWQPHVVCDGLLVTGQNPASSVGVAEALLERLKR; encoded by the coding sequence ATGAAAATCCTGATCGTGCTGACTTCCCACGACACGCTGGGCGACACCGGCCGCAAGACGGGCTTCTGGCTGGAAGAGTTTGCCGCGCCGTATTACGCGTTCGTTGACGCGGGCGCGGCGGTCACGCTGGCCTCGCCCAAGGGCGGCCAGCCTCCGCTCGACCCCAAGAGCGATGACCCCGATGCGCAGACCGACGCCACGCGCCGTTTCCGCCAGGACGCCGAGGCGCAGCGCGTCTTGGCGAACACGCAGCGGCTGGCCGACATGCAGGCGGCGGACTTCGACGCGGTGTTCTATCCCGGCGGCCATGGCCCGCTGTGGGATCTGGCTGAAGACGCCAAGTCGGTTGGCCTGATCGAAACCATGCTGGCTGCGGGTAAGCCGGTGTCGGCGGTTTGCCACGCGCCGGGCGTCTTGCGCCATGCCAAGACGGCGGATGGCAAGCCGCTGGTGCAGGGGCGGCAGGTAACGGGCTTTTCCAACAGCGAAGAGGCAGCGGTGCAGTTGACCGACGTGGTGCCGTTCCTGGTGGAAGACGAACTGACGCACTTGGGCGGGTTGTATAGCCGTGGGCCGGACTGGCAGCCGCATGTGGTGTGCGACGGCTTGTTGGTCACGGGGCAGAACCCGGCGTCGTCCGTGGGGGTGGCGGAAGCGCTGCTCGAGCGTTTGAAGCGCTGA
- a CDS encoding NADP-dependent oxidoreductase, whose protein sequence is MTQSPSINRRIVLAARPHGEPTDSDFRLETGEVPQPGPGQVLLRTVYLSLDPYMRGRMSDAPSYAEPVQVGQPMVGGTVTRVQASNHPDYQPGEWVLAQSGWQDYALSDGAGLLRLGPKPQHPSYSLGVLGMPGFTGYMGLLDIGQPKAGETVVVAAASGAVGAVVGQIAKIHGCKVVGIAGGADKCRYVVDELGFDDCLDHKSPDLAGRLARAVPQGIDVYFENVGGAVFDAVLPLLNPRARVPVCGLISAYNATSLPDGPDRLALLMRNILTKRLKVQGFIIFNEYAHRYGEFREAMEGLIAQGRIKYREDVVDGLENAPRGLIGLLKGENAGKRIVRVGPDE, encoded by the coding sequence ATGACGCAATCCCCGTCGATCAACCGCCGCATCGTGCTTGCCGCTCGCCCCCATGGCGAGCCCACCGATAGCGATTTCCGCCTGGAAACGGGCGAAGTCCCGCAGCCCGGCCCTGGTCAGGTGCTGCTGCGCACCGTGTACCTGTCGCTGGACCCCTATATGCGCGGCCGCATGAGCGACGCGCCGTCCTACGCCGAACCCGTGCAGGTCGGCCAGCCCATGGTGGGCGGCACGGTGACCCGCGTGCAGGCGTCCAATCACCCCGACTACCAGCCCGGCGAATGGGTGTTGGCCCAGTCCGGCTGGCAGGACTACGCCTTGTCCGACGGCGCCGGTCTGCTGCGCCTGGGCCCCAAGCCGCAACATCCGTCGTATTCGCTGGGCGTGCTGGGCATGCCCGGTTTCACGGGCTACATGGGGCTGCTGGACATCGGCCAGCCCAAGGCCGGCGAAACCGTGGTGGTGGCCGCGGCCAGCGGCGCGGTGGGCGCGGTGGTGGGGCAGATCGCCAAGATTCACGGCTGCAAGGTGGTTGGCATTGCGGGCGGCGCGGACAAATGCCGCTACGTGGTCGACGAACTGGGCTTTGACGACTGCCTGGACCACAAGTCGCCTGACCTGGCCGGCCGTCTGGCGCGCGCCGTGCCGCAAGGCATTGACGTGTATTTTGAAAACGTGGGCGGCGCGGTTTTTGATGCCGTGCTGCCGCTGCTGAACCCGCGCGCCCGCGTGCCGGTCTGCGGCTTGATCTCGGCCTACAACGCCACCAGCCTGCCCGATGGCCCGGACCGTTTGGCGCTGTTGATGCGCAACATCCTGACCAAGCGGCTGAAGGTGCAGGGCTTCATCATCTTCAACGAATACGCTCACCGCTATGGCGAATTCCGCGAAGCCATGGAAGGGCTGATTGCACAAGGCCGCATCAAGTATCGCGAAGACGTGGTCGACGGCCTGGAGAACGCGCCGCGCGGCCTGATCGGCCTGCTCAAGGGCGAAAACGCCGGCAAGCGCATTGTGCGCGTCGGCCCGGACGAATAA
- a CDS encoding TetR/AcrR family transcriptional regulator: MCPIPPAPTRRPGRPARAAGPDNAAMRAQLLDIATGLFAAQGVAATTIAQIAQRANVTPAMLHYYFKSRDQLIDAVVLERVVPVIGYVWAPVRLASESGPDADSNPDIDLATAARGYLTEIVNRIVQSATERPWLPALWMHEVVNEGGQLRERVLPHLPTDRLAAFAGMIGQAQHQGAITPGVEPRLVFLSILGLTLLPLATSNLWRRIWQGDAQAQAIDTQAIAAHAIAMLTGGLFSPPAPSSDTARP; the protein is encoded by the coding sequence ATGTGCCCAATTCCCCCAGCCCCCACCCGCCGGCCCGGCCGCCCCGCACGTGCCGCAGGCCCCGACAATGCCGCCATGCGCGCCCAATTGCTGGACATCGCCACCGGCCTGTTCGCCGCGCAGGGCGTGGCGGCCACCACCATCGCGCAGATAGCCCAGCGCGCCAACGTGACGCCAGCGATGCTGCACTACTACTTCAAAAGCCGAGACCAACTGATTGATGCCGTGGTGCTGGAACGGGTAGTGCCGGTGATCGGCTATGTCTGGGCGCCGGTGCGGTTGGCCTCGGAATCGGGTCCTGATGCCGACAGCAACCCCGACATCGACCTCGCTACGGCGGCGCGCGGCTACCTGACGGAAATCGTGAATCGCATCGTGCAGAGCGCGACGGAGCGACCGTGGCTGCCGGCGTTGTGGATGCATGAAGTGGTGAATGAAGGCGGGCAACTGCGTGAACGGGTACTGCCCCACCTGCCCACCGACCGGCTGGCCGCCTTTGCCGGAATGATCGGCCAGGCCCAGCACCAAGGCGCGATCACGCCCGGCGTCGAACCCCGGCTGGTGTTTCTTTCCATTCTTGGCCTGACCCTGTTGCCGCTTGCCACGTCCAACCTGTGGCGCCGCATCTGGCAAGGCGACGCCCAGGCGCAAGCCATCGACACCCAGGCGATCGCGGCGCACGCCATCGCCATGCTGACCGGCGGCCTGTTTTCGCCGCCTGCCCCGTCTTCAGATACCGCTCGCCCATGA